GTCGAAGAGTTTCGCGCCCTCCGTGTTGAACTTCAGAGAGACCGCCGCCTTGCCAAACTGATCAAAGTTCGTCTCCGCCTTTGTGAGGTCTCCGCCGCCGACATACTGCTTGCCGAGAAGGTAGGCGCTGCCGTTTTCACTTCTGGCGACCGCCATGTCGTGATTTGATTTGACCGCCTCTTCCATCTGCTTTATGTAAAGGTCAACCTCGTTCTTGGCCGCCGTCCAGCGATCTTCGGCAGTCTTAAACTGCTCATCGCTGTCATAGTTCGCGCGTACCGGCTTTGCCGGCACACGAGGGGATTCACCCAACACCTGGCGGAACTGTAAAACGGCGGTACGGCCGATAAGGTCGAGAGCCGCTTCGGGATCTTCTATTCCGGGAAGATCTACGGCGATACGGTCTTCGCCCTCGCGCTGGATCACCGGTTCGGCTATGCCGTACTGGTCCACGCGGGAGCGGAGAACGACAAGAAGTCTTTCAAGGCTGTCCGGGGTAAGCGGGTTCTCCGGCGTACCCTTCGCCTGAAGTATGATATGGACGCCGCCTCTAAGGTCAAGGCCAAGGCGTATTTTCCCCTTTACGGGAAATGCCACTGCCGCGGCAATTATGACAACTACAACGACCAAAATAAGCCGCCATTTGTCTCTCTTTAGCATCTACATGCGCCTCCTCACAAAGAAAACGGAGTGGACCCGTTAAAGTTGTCCTCTCCGTAGAAAAACAGAGTAACGTTAAAGGCTGTGCTTACGCCTCTTTCTTGGATTCCTCATCTTTATCTTCGGCGGCGGCGATGCTCTCTTCGACTACGGCGGCATCTGGATCTCCCTCTACCGCGGCGGCCTCCAGCAAAGGAGCCTCCTCCACCGGTTTGGCCGCTTCGGCCTCCGGCTTGTTTTCTTCAACCAAAGCCTCGGATTTCTTAGACTTCTTTTTCTTCGGCTGTGTACCCGCCGTGCTGCCGTCGTTCTTTTTCATTGAGACGGAGCTTTTGAGTATACGCGCCTTAACGCCCTCGTCAAGTTCGATGATGTAGCTGTCATCAAGGGTCTCGCGGACTATTCCAAAGAACCCTCCGGCGGTTATCACCGTATCTCCCTTACTGATGCTGGCGAGCATATCTTCATGCGCCTTCTGTTTCTTTTTCTGCGGCCTGATAATCATGAAATAGAATATCGCCGCAAACATTGCGAGAGGTAGCAACATACTTGTCAAACCGCCCTGCTGGCCCAAAGAAATTCCTCCTTACAAAACTTGTTTTTAATTTGTTTCTTCCGCCACAACGGGTATTTTATCATGATATCGCCCGTTGTGACTATATCCATTTTCCATGATTTGGCGCTAATGCTGTTTTTCCTGCTCCTTAAGAAAGAAGAGAAGCTTCTCAAGTTTGACGAATATATCCACGCGATAAAATAGTATCCTTTCGGGAACGACCACCGTCGCGGGAGTAAAGGCCAGTATCCCCTTCAGCGTCGGCGAGGCGACGGCCTTATCGACGCAGGCCTGCGCCGCAGCAGCCGGCACCGCGAGCAAAAGCACCTCTATATTGCGCTCCTCCATCACCCTGGCGATGTCATCCGAATGGAAGCACTCCACTCCCATCACTTTACGTCCGACCTTCTCCGGGTCAACGTCGAAGAGCGCCTCAACATTGAATTTATAGCTCTGGAAGGCTGTGTGCCCCATCAGCGCGGTGCCGAGGTTCCCCACGCCGGCAAGCGCCACGCGCCATACGCGCGGCGAGGCAAGAATATTCTCGATATGCGCGCAAAGACGGTTCACATGGTAACCGACGCCGCGCTTTCCTATTTCGCCGAAGTAGGAGAGATCCTTGCGTACCTGGCTCGCCTTTATACCGAGCATCTCACCCATTTGAAGCGAGGAGACGACCTTTCGTCCCTCTTCTTTCATCAGCATCAGGAGACGGTAGTATTGTATAAGCCTCTCTACCATTGGTTCCGCTACTTTCATATATTGTCCTCCTCTATACCCTGGGAGAGGGTTTTCCCGCAAACTCGGAACGCCCAGCGAGGGCCTCCTCTATGCGTATCAGCCTGTTGTATTTACGGACCCGTTCCATACCGCGCGGCGCTCCCGCCTTTATCTGCCCGGCTCCCGTCGCCACCGAAAGGTCGGCGATGAAAGAGTCGGAGGTCTCGCCGGAACGGTGGGAAATTATCCGGTTGTATCCGGCACGCAGCGCCATCTCGCAGACATTCAGCGTCTCCGTCAGCGTACCGATCTGGTTCGGCTTGATGAGGACCGCGTTCGCCGCGTGTTTTTCAATGCCCAGCCTCAGTCGGTCTTTATGGGTCACAAATAAATCGTCGCCTATAAGCTCTATCTTTTTGCCAAGACGCTCGGTGAGTGAGACCCAGCCCTGCCAGTCATCCTCCGCAAGGCCGTCCTCAATTGAGATAACGGGATATTTCGCGCAGAGATTCTCATACATATCGATAAGCTCGCACGCTGTAAAACGGCAGTTGGAGCCGGGGAACTGGTAGGCCCCCTCGACCGCGAACTGGCTCGCAGCCACGTCAAGGCCGATCGAAATATCCCGTCCCGGTTGATATCCGGCCTCGCTTATCGCAAGCATCAGCGTCTCCAGCACCTCGTCGGGATCGCGGAAATCGCATGAGAAACCGCCCTCGTCTCCCGTCCCCGTAGGCTTTCCCGTGCGCGCCAGGATATCCTTCAGCGCGTGGTAGGTCTCGGTTCCCATATGCAGAGACTCCGCGAATGAGGGAGCTCCATGCGGGATGATGAGAAATTCCTGTATGTTCAGATTGTTATCGGCGTGCACGCCGCCGTTTATAACGTTCATCATCGGCACCGGCATCAGGTCGGCGTTGAGGCCTCCCAGATAACGCCAGAGGGGGACCACAAGGTCGTTCGCCGCTGCGCGCGCCACGGCCAGCGAAACGCCGAGCGTCGCGTTCGCCCCCAGACGAATCTTATGCAGCGTTCCGTCAAGTTCAATCATAGTATTGTCAACGAGCGCCTGTTCAGCGGGGTTTAATCCTTTTAGCGCGGGGGCGATGACCTCGTTTATATTCTTAACCGCGTCAAGGACGCCGCGGCCACGATATCTTCCGTTGTCCTTATCACGCATCTCAAATGCCTCATAGGTGCCGGTGGAAGCTCCGCAGGGCACGCTCGCGCCTCCCATCGTACCTGAGTCGAGCCTGACCTCGACCTCTACAGTCGGAAAACCTCTGGAATCCAATATCTCTCTGGCGTGAATGCTCTCTATACGTGACAACCTGATTTCCCCTTTCCTCTTTCGGACTGACTCCCCTATACCTACCACGGCTTCTCGCCGGAGGCGGCCTCTTTCTCTTCTATAACCGTATAAGCGGGCGCGTTCCTCTTGAGGGCCGTTTCGTCCGCCGTCAGCACTTTGACGGTCAGAATGCGCCGCGGATAGGCGATCTCGACGACATCGTCCTCACGGACCTCGGCGGCGGGTTTGCACTGCCTCTTGTTGACGCGCACCGCGCCGATCTCCGCCATCTCCTGCGCGACCGTCCTGCGCTTTATCAGGCGCGACAGCTTCAGATATTTATCCAGCCTCAAAATCTCACCCCACTTATACTTCAAAAGTATAATGCTTCTGCAGCGTTCGTGCAATAAGTAGCAAAGTTCTCAAACGGCAAGACACCCGGCATGTAAATGACGGGTGTCTCTTTCATATCCTATTCGAGGAAATCTTTCAGCTTCTTGCTGCGGCTCGGATGTCTCAATTTTCTCAGAGCCTTCGCCTCTATCTGCCGTATACGCTCGCGTGTCACGCCGAAACGCCGGCCAACCTCTTCGAGGGTATGGGCGTGGCCGTCCTCAAGACCGAAACGCAGCCTCAATACCTCGCGTTCGCGG
The Cloacibacillus sp. genome window above contains:
- the yajC gene encoding preprotein translocase subunit YajC; the encoded protein is MLLPLAMFAAIFYFMIIRPQKKKQKAHEDMLASISKGDTVITAGGFFGIVRETLDDSYIIELDEGVKARILKSSVSMKKNDGSTAGTQPKKKKSKKSEALVEENKPEAEAAKPVEEAPLLEAAAVEGDPDAAVVEESIAAAEDKDEESKKEA
- a CDS encoding redox-sensing transcriptional repressor Rex, which encodes MKVAEPMVERLIQYYRLLMLMKEEGRKVVSSLQMGEMLGIKASQVRKDLSYFGEIGKRGVGYHVNRLCAHIENILASPRVWRVALAGVGNLGTALMGHTAFQSYKFNVEALFDVDPEKVGRKVMGVECFHSDDIARVMEERNIEVLLLAVPAAAAQACVDKAVASPTLKGILAFTPATVVVPERILFYRVDIFVKLEKLLFFLKEQEKQH
- the eno gene encoding phosphopyruvate hydratase — its product is MSRIESIHAREILDSRGFPTVEVEVRLDSGTMGGASVPCGASTGTYEAFEMRDKDNGRYRGRGVLDAVKNINEVIAPALKGLNPAEQALVDNTMIELDGTLHKIRLGANATLGVSLAVARAAANDLVVPLWRYLGGLNADLMPVPMMNVINGGVHADNNLNIQEFLIIPHGAPSFAESLHMGTETYHALKDILARTGKPTGTGDEGGFSCDFRDPDEVLETLMLAISEAGYQPGRDISIGLDVAASQFAVEGAYQFPGSNCRFTACELIDMYENLCAKYPVISIEDGLAEDDWQGWVSLTERLGKKIELIGDDLFVTHKDRLRLGIEKHAANAVLIKPNQIGTLTETLNVCEMALRAGYNRIISHRSGETSDSFIADLSVATGAGQIKAGAPRGMERVRKYNRLIRIEEALAGRSEFAGKPSPRV
- a CDS encoding S4 domain-containing protein, producing the protein MRLDKYLKLSRLIKRRTVAQEMAEIGAVRVNKRQCKPAAEVREDDVVEIAYPRRILTVKVLTADETALKRNAPAYTVIEEKEAASGEKPW